Within the candidate division WOR-3 bacterium genome, the region GGGCTCACTGCGGCGAACGACCTTATCAGAATGGGATACGGCGTGACGATCTTTGAAGAATTGCCTGTTCCCGGCGGTATGCTGATCGTCGGCATACCTCCTTATCGACTACCGAGGGAGATCATCAGGGTGGAGATCAAAGATATTGAAAAACTCGGGGTTGAGATAAAGACCAATTCAAAAGTGGAAGACATCGATGCCCTGTTCAGAGACGGATACAGTGCTGTCTTTCTCGCAATCGGTGCACATAAAGGACTGAAGTTGAGAGTTCCCGGAGAAGACGATTATGAAGGAATAGTTGATTGTATCAAATTTTTGAAACAGATAAACGACAACAGATTAAAAGATTTAAGCGACAAAAAAGTCATTGTGATCGGCGGCGGGAATTCAGCGATCGATTCGGCGCGAAGCGCCGTCAGATTGGGCAGCAAAGAAGTTCATATTGTATACCGGCGTTCCAGAAAAGAGATGCCGGCGAACGAAGGAGAGATTATTGATGCCGAGAATGAAGGGGTGAAGATCGATTATCTTGCGGCACCGGTGAAGATACTGGGGCAGAATGGAAAAGTCACGGGAATGGAGTGTACAAAAATGAAACTCGGAGAACCCGATCAATCAGGAAGAAGAAGGCCGATACCCATCCCCGGTTCAGAGTTTGTTATCGACGCCGACATTATTATCTCCGCGATAAGTCAGAAACCCGACATTTCCTGTTTTAAAGACTCGGGGTTGAAGTTTACAAGATGGGATACCTTTGAGGTTGATGAACAGACCCTTATGACCTCAAAACCGGGGGTTTTCGCCGGAGGAGATGCGGTTACCGGTCCCAATACCGTAATCGATGCGATCGCTGCAGGACATCGCGCCGCCCATTCAATCGACAGATATTTAAGGGGGGAAGCGTTTGAAGAAGAAACAGAGCCGGTGATAAGAGAACGCACCCTTGTTTCTGAGACATTTACCCCGGAACACGCGGTGCGCCATCATCCGAAGAAACTCCCGGTCGATGTAAGGAAGACAACTTTTGAAGAGGTGGAGCTGGGATTGAGTGAAGAAGAAGCGATCCGCGAGGCGAAGAGATGTCTGCGTTGCGGACCGTGCGCCGAGTGTATTCACTGCGTCAGTGAATGTCAGAAGAGGATGATTGGAATCTCGACTGAAAAAGGTAAAGAGTTGATTATGGTGCACGGTTTGCCCAAGGATATGAAGCTTACTGATGAGATGCGCGCCATGCTCACTGTTGACGGTAAAGAGGTCACCGAGGTGAAGATCGAACCGATCGTCTCGGTCGTGGATGAAGAATTGTGTCGGGGATGCGGTCAATGTGAAGAAGTATGCGACTATTCAGCGATAAAGGTCATCGAAAAAGAGGGTGGAATCAAGATATCCCATGTCGATGTGACGATTTGTAAAGGATGCGGTACGTGTGCTTCAGTTTGTCCCACTGGTGCGATTCATTTAAGGTTCTTCAAAAGTAAAGATATTGAAGCAGAACTGGAGGACTTTTTTGACTGAGAATTTTGAACCGAAGATCGTCGTTTTTTGCTGTAATTGGAGCGTATATCCTATCGTGAATGAAAAGAGGGACTTTCCGTCCAATATAAAGTTCATCAAGGTTGTATGCGGCGGTAT harbors:
- a CDS encoding 4Fe-4S dicluster domain-containing protein, which gives rise to MKNTSENIRDFLHEKGVTLQFPEISASFPIQEITTSSCRVACPAGVNIKAYLGAIARGDFEKALAIVKKTNPLPGICGRVCTHPCESECRRGEFDEPLAICALKRFIADYELSHKTKEIEPCKRTKKEKVAIIGSGPAGLTAANDLIRMGYGVTIFEELPVPGGMLIVGIPPYRLPREIIRVEIKDIEKLGVEIKTNSKVEDIDALFRDGYSAVFLAIGAHKGLKLRVPGEDDYEGIVDCIKFLKQINDNRLKDLSDKKVIVIGGGNSAIDSARSAVRLGSKEVHIVYRRSRKEMPANEGEIIDAENEGVKIDYLAAPVKILGQNGKVTGMECTKMKLGEPDQSGRRRPIPIPGSEFVIDADIIISAISQKPDISCFKDSGLKFTRWDTFEVDEQTLMTSKPGVFAGGDAVTGPNTVIDAIAAGHRAAHSIDRYLRGEAFEEETEPVIRERTLVSETFTPEHAVRHHPKKLPVDVRKTTFEEVELGLSEEEAIREAKRCLRCGPCAECIHCVSECQKRMIGISTEKGKELIMVHGLPKDMKLTDEMRAMLTVDGKEVTEVKIEPIVSVVDEELCRGCGQCEEVCDYSAIKVIEKEGGIKISHVDVTICKGCGTCASVCPTGAIHLRFFKSKDIEAELEDFFD